Proteins encoded together in one Rhizobium bangladeshense window:
- a CDS encoding TrmH family RNA methyltransferase → MAADPILIDSADDPRIAEFRDIRERDLTGRENRFIAEGTVVLRMLAEAHAAGRGFSAEKILLLRNRVDGVQPILERFPACVPVYVAEADVLDGVVGFHLHRGVLALGRREDRGEAALLDALPEQALVLVGCGISNHDNAGSMFRNAAAFRADAVLLDETCCDPLYRKALRVSVGSVLSVPHRRGGKALDLLMTLAERGFAIWTLSPHGKADIRAIPASARMALVVGTEGEGLPEALLARFQSARIPQSDELDSLNAATATGIALFSMASAMARL, encoded by the coding sequence ATGGCCGCCGACCCGATCCTCATCGACAGCGCCGACGATCCGCGCATCGCTGAATTTCGCGACATCAGAGAGCGCGACCTGACCGGCCGGGAGAACCGCTTCATCGCCGAGGGTACCGTCGTGCTGCGCATGCTCGCCGAGGCGCATGCGGCAGGCCGCGGCTTCTCGGCCGAAAAGATCCTGCTGCTGCGCAATCGCGTCGACGGCGTGCAGCCCATCCTGGAACGCTTTCCGGCCTGTGTGCCGGTTTATGTCGCCGAGGCTGACGTGCTCGACGGTGTCGTCGGCTTTCATCTGCATCGCGGCGTTCTTGCGCTTGGCAGGCGGGAGGACCGCGGCGAGGCAGCGCTTCTCGACGCACTCCCGGAACAGGCGCTGGTGCTGGTCGGCTGCGGCATTTCCAACCATGACAATGCCGGTTCGATGTTTCGCAATGCTGCCGCCTTCCGGGCGGATGCGGTGCTGCTCGACGAAACCTGCTGCGATCCGCTCTATCGCAAGGCGTTGCGTGTGTCGGTCGGCTCGGTGCTGAGCGTTCCGCACCGGCGCGGCGGCAAGGCGCTGGACCTGCTCATGACGCTTGCCGAGCGGGGCTTTGCCATCTGGACGCTTTCGCCTCATGGCAAGGCCGATATACGGGCCATTCCGGCGTCGGCGCGGATGGCGCTCGTCGTCGGCACGGAGGGGGAGGGCTTGCCGGAGGCGCTGCTAGCGCGCTTTCAGAGCGCACGCATCCCCCAATCAGACGAGCTCGACAGTCTCAACGCCGCGACGGCGACGGGGATCGCGCTATTCTCCATGGCTTCTGCGATGGCGCGGCTCTGA
- a CDS encoding RluA family pseudouridine synthase, whose amino-acid sequence MSDPFKQAAGIRKVLTADETAEGRLDAWLTAQVGEDFSRSRIKALIKDGRVSLRGEQVTDPQRKVRVGDSFEITLPEPEDPTPQGEDIPLDILHEDDDLIVISKPAGLVVHPGPGNWTGTLVNALIYHCGDTLSGIGGVRRPGIVHRLDKDTTGVMVVAKNDIAHRNLSLQFADHGRTMPLERAYQAVVWGRPRTLSGTVDAPLGRATGDRTRRAVKRPDSQDADHAITHYQVIERFHENPDATALASLVECHLETGRTHQIRVHMAHIGHPLLGDMVYGAGFRTKANLLPEEIRKVVKGFDRQALHAFMLQFEHPRTGDLMHFEVPMPDDMVELVEALRR is encoded by the coding sequence TTGAGCGACCCCTTTAAACAAGCAGCCGGCATTAGAAAAGTCCTGACCGCCGATGAAACCGCCGAAGGCCGACTCGACGCCTGGCTGACGGCGCAGGTCGGCGAGGATTTTTCCCGCAGCCGCATCAAGGCGCTGATCAAGGACGGCCGGGTTTCTCTGCGGGGCGAGCAGGTTACCGATCCGCAGCGCAAGGTGCGTGTCGGCGACAGTTTCGAGATCACACTGCCCGAACCGGAAGACCCGACTCCGCAGGGTGAGGATATCCCGCTCGATATCCTGCACGAGGACGACGACCTCATCGTCATATCGAAGCCGGCCGGGCTGGTCGTCCATCCCGGCCCCGGCAACTGGACAGGAACGCTGGTCAACGCGCTGATTTATCATTGCGGCGATACTCTTTCCGGTATCGGCGGCGTGCGTCGCCCCGGCATCGTCCATCGTCTCGACAAGGACACGACAGGCGTCATGGTCGTCGCCAAAAACGACATTGCCCATCGCAACCTCTCACTTCAATTTGCCGATCACGGCCGCACCATGCCGCTGGAGCGGGCTTATCAGGCAGTCGTCTGGGGGCGCCCTCGCACGCTGTCGGGCACGGTCGACGCGCCTCTTGGCCGCGCCACCGGCGACCGCACCCGCCGCGCCGTCAAGCGCCCTGACAGTCAGGATGCTGATCACGCAATCACGCATTATCAGGTGATCGAGCGCTTTCATGAAAACCCTGATGCGACGGCGCTCGCGTCGCTGGTCGAGTGCCACCTCGAAACCGGCCGCACGCATCAGATCCGCGTGCACATGGCCCATATCGGTCACCCGCTGCTCGGCGACATGGTTTACGGCGCCGGCTTCAGGACCAAGGCAAATCTGCTGCCGGAAGAGATCCGAAAGGTGGTCAAGGGTTTCGACCGTCAGGCGCTGCACGCCTTCATGCTGCAATTCGAGCATCCCCGCACCGGTGACCTCATGCATTTCGAGGTACCGATGCCCGACGATATGGTGGAACTGGTCGAGGCGCTGCGGCGATAA